A region of Arabidopsis thaliana chromosome 5, partial sequence DNA encodes the following proteins:
- the SPL7 gene encoding squamosa promoter binding protein-like 7 (squamosa promoter binding protein-like 7 (SPL7); FUNCTIONS IN: DNA binding, sequence-specific DNA binding transcription factor activity; INVOLVED IN: copper ion homeostasis, regulation of transcription; LOCATED IN: nucleus; EXPRESSED IN: 24 plant structures; EXPRESSED DURING: 15 growth stages; CONTAINS InterPro DOMAIN/s: Transcription factor, SBP-box (InterPro:IPR004333); BEST Arabidopsis thaliana protein match is: squamosa promoter binding protein-like 1 (TAIR:AT2G47070.1); Has 1807 Blast hits to 1807 proteins in 277 species: Archae - 0; Bacteria - 0; Metazoa - 736; Fungi - 347; Plants - 385; Viruses - 0; Other Eukaryotes - 339 (source: NCBI BLink).) — MSSLSQSPPPPEMDIQPPALVNDDPSTYSSALWDWGDLLDFAADERLLVDQIHFPPVLSPPLPPLIPTQTPAESELDPSPEESGSGSDRVRKRDPRLICSNFIEGMLPCSCPELDQKLEDAELPKKKRVRGGSGVARCQVPDCEADISELKGYHKRHRVCLRCATASFVVLDGENKRYCQQCGKFHLLPDFDEGKRSCRRKLERHNNRRKRKPVDKGGVAAEQQQVLSQNDNSVIDVEDGKDITCSSDQRAEEEPSLIFEDRHITTQGSVPFTRSINADNFVSVTGSGEAQPDEGMNDTKFERSPSNGDNKSAYSTVCPTGRISFKLYDWNPAEFPRRLRHQIFQWLANMPVELEGYIRPGCTILTVFIAMPEIMWAKLSKDPVAYLDEFILKPGKMLFGRGSMTVYLNNMIFRLIKGGTTLKRVDVKLESPKLQFVYPTCFEAGKPIELVVCGQNLLQPKCRFLVSFSGKYLPHNYSVVPAPDQDGKRSCNNKFYKINIVNSDPSLFGPAFVEVENESGLSNFIPLIIGDAAVCSEMKLIEQKFNATLFPEGQEVTACSSLTCCCRDFGERQSTFSGLLLDIAWSVKVPSAERTEQPVNRCQIKRYNRVLNYLIQNNSASILGNVLHNLETLVKKMEPDSLVHCTCDCDVRLLHENMDLASDIHRKHQSPIESKVNPPSSGCCCVSSQKDIPSRILNFNKDPEAGLDCKERIQADCSPDSGGKETDPLLNKEVVMNVNDIGDWPRKSCIKTHSALAFRSRQTMFLIATFAVCFAVCAVLYHPNKVTQLAVAIRMRLVHKI; from the exons ATGTCTTCTCTGTCGCAATCGCCACCACCGCCGGAGATGGATATCCAACCCCCGGCATTGGTTAACGATGATCCTTCCACTTATTCCTCCGCTTTATGGGATTGGGGAGATCTCCTTGACTTCGCCGCAGACGAACGCCTTCTCGTCGATCAAATTCATTTCCCTCCCGttctctctcctcctctaCCGCCTCTGATTCCGACGCAAACTCCGGCGGAATCTGAATTAGATCCTTCTCCGGAAGAATCGGGTTCTGGTTCGGATCGGGTTAGGAAGCGAGACCCGAGGTTGATTTGTTCCAATTTCATTGAAGGTATGCTTCCTTGTTCGTGTCCTGAGCTTGATCAGAAATTGGAAGACGCCGAGCTTCCGAAGAAGAAACGGGTTCGCGGCGGGTCGGGCGTGGCTCGATGTCAGGTTCCGGATTGTGAAGCGGATATTAGCGAGCTCAAAGGGTACCATAAGAGGCATAGGGTTTGTCTCCGTTGCGCTACCGCCAGCTTTGTTGTGCTTGATGGAGAGAATAAGAGATACTGTCAACAGTGTGGAAA GTTTCATTTGCTCCCGGACTTTGATGAAGGAAAACGCAGCTGTCGGAGAAAGCTAGAGCGTCACAACAACAGACGGAAAAGGAAACCTGTAGATAAAGGAGGTGTTGCTGCAGAACAACAGCAAGTGCTTTCACAGAATGATAACAGCGTCATTGATGTTGAGGATGGAAAAG ATATCACATGCTCTAGTGACCAGAGAGCTGAAGAAGAGCCTTCATTGATTTTTGAAGATCGGCATATTACCACTCAGGGTTCTGTACCTTTTACCCGAAGCATCAACGCAGACAACTTTGTCTCTGTTACAGGTTCGGGTGAAGCTCAACCAGATGAAGGAATGAATGACACAAAATTTGAACGTTCACCTTCTAATGGCGACAACAAAAGTGCTTACTCAACTGTG TGTCCAACTGGTCGGATCTCTTTTAAGCTCTACGATTGGAATCCAGCGGAGTTCCCACGGAGACTACGTCATCAA ATATTTCAATGGTTGGCCAACATGCCTGTTGAGCTGGAGGGCTATATCCGCCCAGGATGTACAATTTTGACTGTCTTTATAGCAATGCCAGAGATTATGTGGGCGAAG TTATCTAAAGATCCTGTGGCATATCTGGATGAATTTATTCTTAAACCTGGAAAGATGCTGTTTGGAAGAGGCTCGATGACTGTCTATTTGAACAACATGATTTTCCGTCTTATTAAAG GTGGAACAACTTTAAAGAGAGTCGATGTAAAATTAGAGTCGCCGAAACTTCAGTTTGTGTATCCTACATGTTTTGAAGCTGGAAAACCAATTGAACTCGTTGTATGTGGACAAAACCTTCTGCAACCTAAATGCCG GTTTCTCGTGTCTTTTTCTGGGAAGTACTTGCCACATAACTATTCTGTTGTACCTGCACCGGACCAGGATGGGAAGCGTTCTTGTAATAACAAGTTCTACAAGATCAATATTGTGAATTCTGACCCTAGTCTCTTTGGCCCTGCCTTTGTCGAG GTTGAAAATGAATCTGGCCTATCAAATTTCATACCTCTAATTATTGGAGATGCAGCTGTTTGTTCCGAAATGAAACTAATAGAGCAGAAGTTCAATGCTACACTCTTTCCAGAGGGACAAGAAGTTACTGCTTGCTCTTCTTTGACTTGCTGTTGCAGGGATTTTGGGGAGAGACAGAGCACCTTTAGTGGCCTCTTGTTAGATATTGCATGGTCGGTGAAGGTACCCTCTGCAGAACGCACTGAGCAACCTGTGAACCGATGTCAGATAAAAAGATACAACAGAGTGTTGAATTATCTGATACAGAATAACTCAGCGTCGATCTTAGGAAACGTACTGCACAATTTGGAAACTTTGGTGAAGAAAATGGAGCCAGACAGTCTTGTTCACTGTACCTGTGACTGCGACGTGAGGCTTCTACATGAAAATATGGATTTGGCGAGTGATATTCACAGAAAGCATCAAAGCCCTATAGAGTCAAAGGTGAATCCTCCTTCGTCAGGTTGCTGTTGTGTGAGTAGTCAGAAGGACATACCATCAAGAATATTAAACTTCAATAAG GATCCTGAAGCAGGATTAGATTGTAAAGAGAGAATACAGGCAGACTGTTCACCAGATAGCGGCGGAAAAGAGACTGATCCTCTGTTAAACAAAGAGGTTGTCATGAACGTAAATGACATAGGAGACTGGCCAAGGAAGTCGTGTATAAAAACGCACTCAGCTTTAGCATTCAGGTCCCGTCAAACTATGTTCTTAATCGCTACGTTCGCTGTCTGTTTTGCTGTCTGTGCGGTTCTCTACCATCCAAACAAGGTCACACAGCTTGCAGTGGCAATCCGAATGAGATTGGTacacaaaatttga
- the SPL7 gene encoding squamosa promoter binding protein-like 7 (squamosa promoter binding protein-like 7 (SPL7); FUNCTIONS IN: DNA binding, sequence-specific DNA binding transcription factor activity; INVOLVED IN: copper ion homeostasis, regulation of transcription; LOCATED IN: nucleus; EXPRESSED IN: 24 plant structures; EXPRESSED DURING: 15 growth stages; CONTAINS InterPro DOMAIN/s: Transcription factor, SBP-box (InterPro:IPR004333); BEST Arabidopsis thaliana protein match is: squamosa promoter binding protein-like 1 (TAIR:AT2G47070.1).), with protein sequence MSSLSQSPPPPEMDIQPPALVNDDPSTYSSALWDWGDLLDFAADERLLVDQIHFPPVLSPPLPPLIPTQTPAESELDPSPEESGSGSDRVRKRDPRLICSNFIEGMLPCSCPELDQKLEDAELPKKKRVRGGSGVARCQVPDCEADISELKGYHKRHRVCLRCATASFVVLDGENKRYCQQCGKFHLLPDFDEGKRSCRRKLERHNNRRKRKPVDKGGVAAEQQQVLSQNDNSVIDVEDGKDITCSSDQRAEEEPSLIFEDRHITTQGSVPFTRSINADNFVSVTGSGEAQPDEGMNDTKFERSPSNGDNKSAYSTVCPTGRISFKLYDWNPAEFPRRLRHQIFQWLANMPVELEGYIRPGCTILTVFIAMPEIMWAKLSKDPVAYLDEFILKPGKMLFGRGSMTVYLNNMIFRLIKGGTTLKRVDVKLESPKLQFVYPTCFEAGKPIELVVCGQNLLQPKCRFLVSFSGKYLPHNYSVVPAPDQDGKRSCNNKFYKINIVNSDPSLFGPAFVEVENESGLSNFIPLIIGDAAVCSEMKLIEQKFNATLFPEGQEVTACSSLTCCCRDFGERQSTFSGLLLDIAWSVKVPSAERTEQPVNRCQIKRYNRVLNYLIQNNSASILGNVLHNLETLVKKMEPDSLVHCTCDCDVRLLHENMDLASDIHRKHQSPIESKVNPPSSGCCCVSSQKDIPSRILNFNKDPEAGLDCKERIQADCSPDSGGKETDPLLNKEVVMNVNDIGDWPRKSCIKTHSALAFRSRQTMFLIATFAVCFAVCAVLYHPNKVTQLAVAIRMRLCSTELSHNSFSESFPSERDRI encoded by the exons ATGTCTTCTCTGTCGCAATCGCCACCACCGCCGGAGATGGATATCCAACCCCCGGCATTGGTTAACGATGATCCTTCCACTTATTCCTCCGCTTTATGGGATTGGGGAGATCTCCTTGACTTCGCCGCAGACGAACGCCTTCTCGTCGATCAAATTCATTTCCCTCCCGttctctctcctcctctaCCGCCTCTGATTCCGACGCAAACTCCGGCGGAATCTGAATTAGATCCTTCTCCGGAAGAATCGGGTTCTGGTTCGGATCGGGTTAGGAAGCGAGACCCGAGGTTGATTTGTTCCAATTTCATTGAAGGTATGCTTCCTTGTTCGTGTCCTGAGCTTGATCAGAAATTGGAAGACGCCGAGCTTCCGAAGAAGAAACGGGTTCGCGGCGGGTCGGGCGTGGCTCGATGTCAGGTTCCGGATTGTGAAGCGGATATTAGCGAGCTCAAAGGGTACCATAAGAGGCATAGGGTTTGTCTCCGTTGCGCTACCGCCAGCTTTGTTGTGCTTGATGGAGAGAATAAGAGATACTGTCAACAGTGTGGAAA GTTTCATTTGCTCCCGGACTTTGATGAAGGAAAACGCAGCTGTCGGAGAAAGCTAGAGCGTCACAACAACAGACGGAAAAGGAAACCTGTAGATAAAGGAGGTGTTGCTGCAGAACAACAGCAAGTGCTTTCACAGAATGATAACAGCGTCATTGATGTTGAGGATGGAAAAG ATATCACATGCTCTAGTGACCAGAGAGCTGAAGAAGAGCCTTCATTGATTTTTGAAGATCGGCATATTACCACTCAGGGTTCTGTACCTTTTACCCGAAGCATCAACGCAGACAACTTTGTCTCTGTTACAGGTTCGGGTGAAGCTCAACCAGATGAAGGAATGAATGACACAAAATTTGAACGTTCACCTTCTAATGGCGACAACAAAAGTGCTTACTCAACTGTG TGTCCAACTGGTCGGATCTCTTTTAAGCTCTACGATTGGAATCCAGCGGAGTTCCCACGGAGACTACGTCATCAA ATATTTCAATGGTTGGCCAACATGCCTGTTGAGCTGGAGGGCTATATCCGCCCAGGATGTACAATTTTGACTGTCTTTATAGCAATGCCAGAGATTATGTGGGCGAAG TTATCTAAAGATCCTGTGGCATATCTGGATGAATTTATTCTTAAACCTGGAAAGATGCTGTTTGGAAGAGGCTCGATGACTGTCTATTTGAACAACATGATTTTCCGTCTTATTAAAG GTGGAACAACTTTAAAGAGAGTCGATGTAAAATTAGAGTCGCCGAAACTTCAGTTTGTGTATCCTACATGTTTTGAAGCTGGAAAACCAATTGAACTCGTTGTATGTGGACAAAACCTTCTGCAACCTAAATGCCG GTTTCTCGTGTCTTTTTCTGGGAAGTACTTGCCACATAACTATTCTGTTGTACCTGCACCGGACCAGGATGGGAAGCGTTCTTGTAATAACAAGTTCTACAAGATCAATATTGTGAATTCTGACCCTAGTCTCTTTGGCCCTGCCTTTGTCGAG GTTGAAAATGAATCTGGCCTATCAAATTTCATACCTCTAATTATTGGAGATGCAGCTGTTTGTTCCGAAATGAAACTAATAGAGCAGAAGTTCAATGCTACACTCTTTCCAGAGGGACAAGAAGTTACTGCTTGCTCTTCTTTGACTTGCTGTTGCAGGGATTTTGGGGAGAGACAGAGCACCTTTAGTGGCCTCTTGTTAGATATTGCATGGTCGGTGAAGGTACCCTCTGCAGAACGCACTGAGCAACCTGTGAACCGATGTCAGATAAAAAGATACAACAGAGTGTTGAATTATCTGATACAGAATAACTCAGCGTCGATCTTAGGAAACGTACTGCACAATTTGGAAACTTTGGTGAAGAAAATGGAGCCAGACAGTCTTGTTCACTGTACCTGTGACTGCGACGTGAGGCTTCTACATGAAAATATGGATTTGGCGAGTGATATTCACAGAAAGCATCAAAGCCCTATAGAGTCAAAGGTGAATCCTCCTTCGTCAGGTTGCTGTTGTGTGAGTAGTCAGAAGGACATACCATCAAGAATATTAAACTTCAATAAG GATCCTGAAGCAGGATTAGATTGTAAAGAGAGAATACAGGCAGACTGTTCACCAGATAGCGGCGGAAAAGAGACTGATCCTCTGTTAAACAAAGAGGTTGTCATGAACGTAAATGACATAGGAGACTGGCCAAGGAAGTCGTGTATAAAAACGCACTCAGCTTTAGCATTCAGGTCCCGTCAAACTATGTTCTTAATCGCTACGTTCGCTGTCTGTTTTGCTGTCTGTGCGGTTCTCTACCATCCAAACAAGGTCACACAGCTTGCAGTGGCAATCCGAATGAGATTG TGTTCAACAGAGCTCAGCCACAACAGCTTCTCAGAGAGTTTCCCTTCAGAAAGAGACAGGATATGA
- the SPL7 gene encoding squamosa promoter binding protein-like 7 (squamosa promoter binding protein-like 7 (SPL7); FUNCTIONS IN: DNA binding, sequence-specific DNA binding transcription factor activity; INVOLVED IN: copper ion homeostasis, regulation of transcription; LOCATED IN: nucleus; EXPRESSED IN: 24 plant structures; EXPRESSED DURING: 15 growth stages; CONTAINS InterPro DOMAIN/s: Transcription factor, SBP-box (InterPro:IPR004333); BEST Arabidopsis thaliana protein match is: squamosa promoter binding protein-like 1 (TAIR:AT2G47070.1); Has 893 Blast hits to 828 proteins in 41 species: Archae - 0; Bacteria - 0; Metazoa - 4; Fungi - 0; Plants - 889; Viruses - 0; Other Eukaryotes - 0 (source: NCBI BLink).) codes for MSSLSQSPPPPEMDIQPPALVNDDPSTYSSALWDWGDLLDFAADERLLVDQIHFPPVLSPPLPPLIPTQTPAESELDPSPEESGSGSDRVRKRDPRLICSNFIEGMLPCSCPELDQKLEDAELPKKKRVRGGSGVARCQVPDCEADISELKGYHKRHRVCLRCATASFVVLDGENKRYCQQCGKFHLLPDFDEGKRSCRRKLERHNNRRKRKPVDKGGVAAEQQQVLSQNDNSVIDVEDGKDITCSSDQRAEEEPSLIFEDRHITTQGSVPFTRSINADNFVSVTGSGEAQPDEGMNDTKFERSPSNGDNKSAYSTVCPTGRISFKLYDWNPAEFPRRLRHQIFQWLANMPVELEGYIRPGCTILTVFIAMPEIMWAKLSKDPVAYLDEFILKPGKMLFGRGSMTVYLNNMIFRLIKGGTTLKRVDVKLESPKLQFVYPTCFEAGKPIELVVCGQNLLQPKCRFLVSFSGKYLPHNYSVVPAPDQDGKRSCNNKFYKINIVNSDPSLFGPAFVEVENESGLSNFIPLIIGDAAVCSEMKLIEQKFNATLFPEGQEVTACSSLTCCCRDFGERQSTFSGLLLDIAWSVKVPSAERTEQPVNRCQIKRYNRVLNYLIQNNSASILGNVLHNLETLVKKMEPDSLVHCTCDCDVRLLHENMDLASDIHRKHQSPIESKDPEAGLDCKERIQADCSPDSGGKETDPLLNKEVVMNVNDIGDWPRKSCIKTHSALAFRSRQTMFLIATFAVCFAVCAVLYHPNKVTQLAVAIRMRLVHKI; via the exons ATGTCTTCTCTGTCGCAATCGCCACCACCGCCGGAGATGGATATCCAACCCCCGGCATTGGTTAACGATGATCCTTCCACTTATTCCTCCGCTTTATGGGATTGGGGAGATCTCCTTGACTTCGCCGCAGACGAACGCCTTCTCGTCGATCAAATTCATTTCCCTCCCGttctctctcctcctctaCCGCCTCTGATTCCGACGCAAACTCCGGCGGAATCTGAATTAGATCCTTCTCCGGAAGAATCGGGTTCTGGTTCGGATCGGGTTAGGAAGCGAGACCCGAGGTTGATTTGTTCCAATTTCATTGAAGGTATGCTTCCTTGTTCGTGTCCTGAGCTTGATCAGAAATTGGAAGACGCCGAGCTTCCGAAGAAGAAACGGGTTCGCGGCGGGTCGGGCGTGGCTCGATGTCAGGTTCCGGATTGTGAAGCGGATATTAGCGAGCTCAAAGGGTACCATAAGAGGCATAGGGTTTGTCTCCGTTGCGCTACCGCCAGCTTTGTTGTGCTTGATGGAGAGAATAAGAGATACTGTCAACAGTGTGGAAA GTTTCATTTGCTCCCGGACTTTGATGAAGGAAAACGCAGCTGTCGGAGAAAGCTAGAGCGTCACAACAACAGACGGAAAAGGAAACCTGTAGATAAAGGAGGTGTTGCTGCAGAACAACAGCAAGTGCTTTCACAGAATGATAACAGCGTCATTGATGTTGAGGATGGAAAAG ATATCACATGCTCTAGTGACCAGAGAGCTGAAGAAGAGCCTTCATTGATTTTTGAAGATCGGCATATTACCACTCAGGGTTCTGTACCTTTTACCCGAAGCATCAACGCAGACAACTTTGTCTCTGTTACAGGTTCGGGTGAAGCTCAACCAGATGAAGGAATGAATGACACAAAATTTGAACGTTCACCTTCTAATGGCGACAACAAAAGTGCTTACTCAACTGTG TGTCCAACTGGTCGGATCTCTTTTAAGCTCTACGATTGGAATCCAGCGGAGTTCCCACGGAGACTACGTCATCAA ATATTTCAATGGTTGGCCAACATGCCTGTTGAGCTGGAGGGCTATATCCGCCCAGGATGTACAATTTTGACTGTCTTTATAGCAATGCCAGAGATTATGTGGGCGAAG TTATCTAAAGATCCTGTGGCATATCTGGATGAATTTATTCTTAAACCTGGAAAGATGCTGTTTGGAAGAGGCTCGATGACTGTCTATTTGAACAACATGATTTTCCGTCTTATTAAAG GTGGAACAACTTTAAAGAGAGTCGATGTAAAATTAGAGTCGCCGAAACTTCAGTTTGTGTATCCTACATGTTTTGAAGCTGGAAAACCAATTGAACTCGTTGTATGTGGACAAAACCTTCTGCAACCTAAATGCCG GTTTCTCGTGTCTTTTTCTGGGAAGTACTTGCCACATAACTATTCTGTTGTACCTGCACCGGACCAGGATGGGAAGCGTTCTTGTAATAACAAGTTCTACAAGATCAATATTGTGAATTCTGACCCTAGTCTCTTTGGCCCTGCCTTTGTCGAG GTTGAAAATGAATCTGGCCTATCAAATTTCATACCTCTAATTATTGGAGATGCAGCTGTTTGTTCCGAAATGAAACTAATAGAGCAGAAGTTCAATGCTACACTCTTTCCAGAGGGACAAGAAGTTACTGCTTGCTCTTCTTTGACTTGCTGTTGCAGGGATTTTGGGGAGAGACAGAGCACCTTTAGTGGCCTCTTGTTAGATATTGCATGGTCGGTGAAGGTACCCTCTGCAGAACGCACTGAGCAACCTGTGAACCGATGTCAGATAAAAAGATACAACAGAGTGTTGAATTATCTGATACAGAATAACTCAGCGTCGATCTTAGGAAACGTACTGCACAATTTGGAAACTTTGGTGAAGAAAATGGAGCCAGACAGTCTTGTTCACTGTACCTGTGACTGCGACGTGAGGCTTCTACATGAAAATATGGATTTGGCGAGTGATATTCACAGAAAGCATCAAAGCCCTATAGAGTCAAAG GATCCTGAAGCAGGATTAGATTGTAAAGAGAGAATACAGGCAGACTGTTCACCAGATAGCGGCGGAAAAGAGACTGATCCTCTGTTAAACAAAGAGGTTGTCATGAACGTAAATGACATAGGAGACTGGCCAAGGAAGTCGTGTATAAAAACGCACTCAGCTTTAGCATTCAGGTCCCGTCAAACTATGTTCTTAATCGCTACGTTCGCTGTCTGTTTTGCTGTCTGTGCGGTTCTCTACCATCCAAACAAGGTCACACAGCTTGCAGTGGCAATCCGAATGAGATTGGTacacaaaatttga
- a CDS encoding Major facilitator superfamily protein (Major facilitator superfamily protein; FUNCTIONS IN: carbohydrate transmembrane transporter activity, sugar:hydrogen symporter activity; INVOLVED IN: transport, transmembrane transport; LOCATED IN: integral to membrane, membrane; EXPRESSED IN: 17 plant structures; EXPRESSED DURING: 7 growth stages; CONTAINS InterPro DOMAIN/s: Major facilitator superfamily (InterPro:IPR020846), General substrate transporter (InterPro:IPR005828), Sugar/inositol transporter (InterPro:IPR003663), Major facilitator superfamily, general substrate transporter (InterPro:IPR016196); BEST Arabidopsis thaliana protein match is: Major facilitator superfamily protein (TAIR:AT2G48020.1); Has 30201 Blast hits to 17322 proteins in 780 species: Archae - 12; Bacteria - 1396; Metazoa - 17338; Fungi - 3422; Plants - 5037; Viruses - 0; Other Eukaryotes - 2996 (source: NCBI BLink).), translating into MAIREIKDVERGEIVNKVEDLGKPFLTHEDDEKESENNESYLMVLFSTFVAVCGSFEFGSCVGYSAPTQSSIRQDLNLSLAEFSMFGSILTIGAMLGAVMSGKISDFSGRKGAMRTSACFCITGWLAVFFTKGALLLDVGRFFTGYGIGVFSYVVPVYIAEISPKNLRGGLTTLNQLMIVIGSSVSFLIGSLISWKTLALTGLAPCIVLLFGLCFIPESPRWLAKAGHEKEFRVALQKLRGKDADITNEADGIQVSIQALEILPKARIQDLVSKKYGRSVIIGVSLMVFQQFVGINGIGFYASETFVKAGFTSGKLGTIAIACVQVPITVLGTILIDKSGRRPLIMISAGGIFLGCILTGTSFLLKGQSLLLEWVPSLAVGGVLIYVAAFSIGMGPVPWVIMSEIFPINVKGIAGSLVVLVNWSGAWAVSYTFNFLMSWSSPGTFYLYSAFAAATIIFVAKMVPETKGKTLEEIQACIRRET; encoded by the exons atgGCCATTAGGGAAATCAAAGATGTAGAGAGGGGTGAAATAGTGAATAAGGTAGAAGATCTTGGGAAACCATTTTTGACtcatgaagatgatgaaaaagagaGTGAGAATAATGAATCATATTTGATGGTTCTCTTCAGTACTTTTGTTGCTGTCTGTGGCTCCTTTGAGTTTGGCTCTTGT GTTGGATACTCAGCGCCTACTCAGTCATCTATAAGACAAGATCTCAATCTCTCCCTTGCAGAG TTCTCCATGTTTGGATCCATCTTAACTATCGGTGCAATGCTTGGTGCTGTTATGAGTGGgaaaatttcagatttctcCGGCCGAAAAGGG GCAATGAGGACATCAGCTTGCTTCTGCATTACAGGTTGGCTCGCTGTCTTCTTCACCAAG GGGGCATTGTTACTTGATGTAGGAAGGTTCTTTACAGGATATGGAATTGGAGTTTTTTCTTATGTG GTCCCTGTGTACATTGCTGAGATATCTCCCAAGAATCTCCGAGGTGGACTCACAACACTGAACCAACTCATGATTGTGATCGGCTCATCGGTTTCTTTCTTGATCGGATCTCTCATTTCTTGGAAAACTCTTGCCCTAACCG GACTTGCTCCCTGCATTGTTTTGCTCTTTGGCTTGTGCTTCATACCCGAATCTCCTCGATGGCTG GCAAAAGCAGGCCATGAGAAAGAGTTTCGCGTAGCCCTGCAAAAGCTGCGAGGAAAAGATGCAGATATCACAAATGAAGCAGACGGTATTCAAGTCTCGATTCAAGCTCTAGAGATTCTTCCAAAAGCAAGAATCCAAGACCTTGTGTCCAAGAAATATGGTCGATCTGTCATC ATTGGTGTTTCCCTGATGGTATTCCAACAGTTTGTTGGAATCAATGGGATCGGATTCTACGCAAGTGAAACGTTTGTAAAAGCCG GATTTACCTCTGGGAAACTAGGAACAATCGCTATCGCTTGTGTTCAG GTGCCAATAACTGTTCTTGGAACAATCTTGATAGATAAATCTGGACGAAGGCCACTAATTATG ATTTCAGCTGGTGGTATCTTCTTGGGATGCATACTCACAGGCACATCTTTCTTACTCAAG GGACAGAGCTTGTTGCTTGAATGGGTCCCTTCCTTAGCCGTTGGAGGTGTACTT ATCTATGTAGCTGCTTTCTCCATCGGAATGGGACCTGTTCCTTGGGTGATAATGTCTGAG ATATTTCCGATAAACGTAAAGGGAATCGCAGGAAGCTTAGTGGTACTAGTGAATTGGTCTGGTGCTTGGGCTGTTTCTTACACTTTCAACTTCCTCATGAGCTGGAGCTCTCCAG GTACATTCTATTTGTACTCGGCTTTTGCAGCTGCGACGATAATATTTGTGGCGAAGATGGTGCCAGAGACGAAAGGGAAGACACTGGAAGAGATCCAAGCTTGTATTCGAAGAGaaacataa